ATTTGGCGATCATAATCGGAGCAAGCGATGTTGTAAACCCTGCTGCAAATACGGCGGAAGGCACGCCCATCTACGGAATGCCGGTCTTGGCTGCAGAAAAAGCTAAAAAGCTCATTATCTGTAACTATGACCTACAGCCAGGCTATGCGGGAGTTCCAAACCCCTTGTATGAGCCTAATCCCAATACCATGATGCTTTTAGGCGATGCAAAGGAAAGCATAAACACCATGCTCGATTCTCTTAGAACTAAAGGAGGTACCGCAGGAAGCGCTTTAGGCGGAATATCCGGCAGCACAGGAGCGGAAGCAAGCCAAGAACAAGCGGGAACGGAAGCTCCTCAAATAGGCCCCTGGTTTAAGGAAGCAAAGGAAATCATCGTTATCCCCGGCTACGGCATGGCTCTTTCACAGGCACAAGGCTTGGTAAAACAGCTCGCAGATAAACTCGAAGCTATGGGAAAAAATGTGCGTTTTGCCATTCACCCCGTCGCAGGAAGAATGCCCGGCCACATGAACGTACTCTTGTGCGAAGTTGATATTCCCTATGACAAGCTCTACGAAATGGAAGCTATAAATCCCGACTTTGATAAGACGGATTTGGCGATCATAATCGGTGCAAGCGATGTTGTAAACCCGGCCGCAAACACGGCAGAAGGCACGCCCATCTACGGAATGCCTGTCTTGGCTGCAGAAAAAGCTAAAAAGCTAATTATCTGTAACTATGACCTCCAACCCGGCTATGCGGGAGTTCCAAACCCCTTGTATGAACCTAATCCCAATACCATGATGCTCTTAGGCGATGCAAAGGATAGTTTAAACAAGATATTGGAAAATCTATAACAAAATTTTAAGGGGCTTTTAAAAGCCCCTTTTTTCAGCTTGACTATTTATTTCTTTCCACAAAATATTATTTTCATGCGGTACACAGTCTTGCACCCAATACCACCAAAAATAACCTCCTATAAAATTCTTTGTATATTTAGGCATACCATAATAATGGCGTATCATGCTAAGTTTTGTTTTTTCATCGGCGTTTTCATCAGTGCTTCCGCATTCCCCTATACCCAGTTTTGAGTTTGGAAAGATATTTTCCAAAACAGCAAAAATTTTCCACCAGTCAGGCTGAAAACCTTCATTATCGTCTTCGTAATAGCTTACCAAAAGATAATCTACATTATTTTTTACACGGGGAGGAAGATATGTTTTAAGCCAATCAATCATCACAATTTTTTGCATTCCGGGAGCAAAAGCATAAGCGGTTAAAACCGTGATACCGTCCTTTGATTTGATAAAGTCATAGGCTGCCGCTACCTTATCCGCAATCAGTTTAGGATTTTTGCCGAGCCAATCCTCTCCGTTAATTTCGTTTCCGATCTCCCACATATCGGTGTATTTTCCAAGTGCCTCATATGCCGTCTTAAAACGCTTTTTATACGAATAAACCGTTTTGTAAGATTCCATGTCATAAGAATCCACGGGACATGCCAATATATGGGCTACCTTGCCGATTTTTTCAAAAATAGGAATATACATGGAAACGGGTTCATCCTTAGACATAACAATACGAACTGTGGGTTTTGTTTTCATATTTTTAAGGGCATTTACCACAGCTTCAAGCTTAACGGTTTCGTACCACGAGTCATCTATAGTAATACCTAAAATAGAGTCTTGGTTTTGAAACCGGACTTTTGAACCTTGTTCTTGAGCGAACAGCATACCTGCAAAAATACAGCTTAAAAAAAACAGGCAAAACTCTTTATATTTCAACTTCATATCTTTTACCATCCGGCAACGTGTTATAAATTCTTCCATACAAACTGACTTACATTATATTACTTATTTAAATTTTTTTCACCTGCGCCGGCTTTTTTAAATTCTCTTAATCTTTTTTTTGGAATACCGATAATCTATCACGAGGACTATTATGTTAAAAAAATACATAAACTGTATATTATTTTTTATTTTTTTCGGCTTAGCCTTTGCGGATACTGCGGCCTTTGCCTGTTTCCAAAATAAAGATGCTCACGAAAAATGCAAAAATATCACCGAAATTTTTGAAGACAATCTTTTTGACAAGTTTTTTGACGAAGGTTTTATTACTACCAGCGTTCCTATCAGCGAAATAAAATCGGAAAAAGATATTTCGCTTGCAGAAATAAAATCTTTTTTTGAAGAAGAACCTAATTATCTGATTATTTTTTACATGAAATACGAAAAGGAACTTATATTTAACAAAAAAACCGAGTCAAAGGAACCTGATTGGCAAGTGATGAACATCAGAGTAATAAATTGTAAAAAAGAAAAAGAAATATATAAAAAAACTATAGATATAACTAAGGTAAAAGAAAAAGACATAGAAAAAAAGGCCGAAAAACTTGCCGGTCAAATAGCAAAAGAAATATTCGAGGCAATCAGCAAGAGATAAGGAGAGGGATTATGAACAAAAAAGTTTTATTTTCATTGATATTCATTATATCGTTTTCATGTATATGGGCGGTTTGGGAAGGAAATGGAGGCATCGGCTCTTCTACCGATTTTCCGGCTGAAGGCTTGTTTGTCAGAAGCGATATGTTTCCTAAACACACCCTTTTGGAAATAACCAACCTTGAAAAAAGCATTAAGGCTAGAGCCGTTGTTATAGGCCCCTCCGGAATACCCGGTCTTCTACTCAGCCTATCCCCCGAATTGGGAGAAAAACTTAAGGTTCCTAAGGGAAAGGTTATCAGAATAAGGGTCATTACACCGAGTCCGGTAAATGAAGAAGGGGATGACGGTAAAAGCATTTCGGCAGCCGGTCCTGAATCTCAAGACCTAGATACCAACCCTGCCCTTTTTGTAGCATCTCATTCGGATTTGCCGGATGCAAATCTAAAAAAAGAAGAAGCAAAACCCGTATCCGAAAATACGGCAGGAGATACAATTCTATATGATGAGATTAAAAACCCTGTTGACGATACTCCCCCTGAACCGGTTGAAGAAGTTCCTGCAACAGAAGAAGTTCCTAGTGTAGAGGCTATAGTTGAACCTGCAGCCGAAGAACCGACAGAACCGGTATCTATAGTACCTGAGGAAGAGGTAAAAGAACCTGAACCTAAAGTAGAACCAATTAAAGAGGTTGAAAAGGTTGAAGAGAAACCTGCCGAAGATTCATCTTTGATGTATGCACCTGAAACCGTAGCTCCCATAACCGAAACCTATATGGAACCGGCAAAGGAAAATCCGCCTGTAACCGTAGACCCTATAATTGAACCTGCAGCAAAACCGGAAGATGCCCCTGCTCCTGTAACCGAAATATCGGAACCTCAAGAGCCTGAACAAGCTAAAGAAGAAATAAAGGATGTTGAAGTTGTAGATCCTGTAGTAGAACCTGTTAATGAAACTCCGGCTGAAAAAAAGGTTGACACAGTTGCCTCCGTTACCCCAAAAAATGAGCCTGTTGCAGATAAAAAAGAAGACCTTCCGGCTCCTGGTGGGGAGACATCGGTTGAAGAAACTCCGGCCGAAGAAGCCGAAGATTCAGGCACGTATGAAGAAACCGATTCGGATATATATACTGCAGCCGAAGAAGAATCCGCAGTTCCTGTAAATGAGATTAAGCCTATTTCAAGCAAACTGGAAAAAGGCAAAACCTATGTTCAGATAGTAATCTATGACGATAAATACAACCGCGATGATGTTCTAAAAAAATACGGGAAAAAATATCCTATGGTAGTGGAAGAAAGGCTTGTAAAAAACAACACAAGATATACCATATTTGTAGGACCTTTAAAGCCTGATGAAACCGGTGCTGTTCTTGAGCGCTTTAAGCAGCTGGGCTTTAAAGATGCCTTTTTAAAGAAGGGAAGATAAAGTCCGGGAATTGATAGTACCCTGTCATTAAAGTGTGTAGTCGGTAATTAAACCGATTACACATTTTTTTTGCGAAGAACCGCATGCCATATTTTACCGGTTGGGCTATTCCAAAAAATCCATACGTATAATACTCATCTTCATAATCCCATCTCCATCCTTTGCAAGGAATCGATGCATTCCGCGGATACCGGGATTTTTCATGTCATCCAAGGATATATCCCTTGAGAGAGAATTTTTCTATATCATCAAAAACAATAAATTTAATCCTTCTAAAGTTTTACTACAAATGTTTTAAAACTTTGTCCCTCATGCAAAACGGGTAGCACAAAAACATCGGAGTT
The DNA window shown above is from Treponema denticola and carries:
- a CDS encoding SPOR domain-containing protein; this translates as MNKKVLFSLIFIISFSCIWAVWEGNGGIGSSTDFPAEGLFVRSDMFPKHTLLEITNLEKSIKARAVVIGPSGIPGLLLSLSPELGEKLKVPKGKVIRIRVITPSPVNEEGDDGKSISAAGPESQDLDTNPALFVASHSDLPDANLKKEEAKPVSENTAGDTILYDEIKNPVDDTPPEPVEEVPATEEVPSVEAIVEPAAEEPTEPVSIVPEEEVKEPEPKVEPIKEVEKVEEKPAEDSSLMYAPETVAPITETYMEPAKENPPVTVDPIIEPAAKPEDAPAPVTEISEPQEPEQAKEEIKDVEVVDPVVEPVNETPAEKKVDTVASVTPKNEPVADKKEDLPAPGGETSVEETPAEEAEDSGTYEETDSDIYTAAEEESAVPVNEIKPISSKLEKGKTYVQIVIYDDKYNRDDVLKKYGKKYPMVVEERLVKNNTRYTIFVGPLKPDETGAVLERFKQLGFKDAFLKKGR